A genomic window from Silene latifolia isolate original U9 population chromosome Y, ASM4854445v1, whole genome shotgun sequence includes:
- the LOC141633428 gene encoding uncharacterized protein LOC141633428, translated as MEASVKAEMMAYRATEPFKIRSDKSKINRASKGKNGKAPGTHTMGRLNSIQYMDKLCNEKGGLSLPRPEELMKKSKTKRAGGYVCDEVSELLVSLLNFTLSHLLTVKDSFCFP; from the exons ATGGAAGCTTCAGTGAAGGCAGAGATGATGGCTTATAGAGCCACAGAG CCATTTAAGATCCGGTCAGATAAATCCAAGATAAATCGCGCATCAAaaggcaagaatggaaaagcccCAGGTACTCATACCATGGGAAGGTTAAACTCTATCCAGTATATGGACAAACTG TGTAATGAAAAGGGAGGCCTTTCACTACCACGTCCTGAAGAGCTTATGAAGAAGTCTAAAACAAAAAGAGCAGGGGGTTACGTGTGTGACGAAGTATCCGAACTCCTTGTAAGTTTATTGAACTTTACATTATCACACCTACTTACTGTAAAAGACAGCTTTTGTTTTCCGTAA